DNA from Strix aluco isolate bStrAlu1 chromosome 2, bStrAlu1.hap1, whole genome shotgun sequence:
GACTATCCCTACCAGCGCACTGGGCTTGTACTGGTATAAGCTGGCAGTGACGGACAAGGAAGAAGCTGGCTCAGAGAAGAAATTTGGCCAAAAACTTCATCAGCTCACTTGGTAATCACACAGACACCAACGCACAGgaagaagcagaagtgtgcagCCAGCAGCAAAGGGGAAGCAAAGCTTTGGCATCTATGGATTTCTGGCTCTATTTCCACAGGGATCTATTAGGATGGCGGTGCTCTTTAAAGCAGCCCTGTTCTCTACCCCAGAGCTTGTTCACATGTCTGTGTCATGCCAAGTGCTTATGCAGACATgcagttgatttaaaaaaacgaaacaaaccaaaaccacctcactaaaaccaaaaccaacacccagaagcaaagctgaaaacTGCTTCCCCAGCTGGGTCAGGTTATTGTGCTAGTTTACTGTGTTGCTGCACAAACAGCTGACTTGGCACAGTGCAAGAATGGGACTGAGCAGTTGGGCCTTGCTAATGAATGCAAACCTAGAGTGCTTGTAAGCACCTCTGATCTGTTGTTCTAACCTACACACTACTGTCATAAAAGACAGACAGCTAATGCATCAAACTGCATGCAAGACTCGCAGTATTTTCCATTCTGAGGACAACACTGTATGGTAAACAAACCAAATTCTTTCCCAATTTTTTTCAGTCATACAGTGTAATTCTGCTGTAGAACATCATTTTGTAACTAAACTACTTTCAAATTCAGCAAATTTGGAGAAGCCCTTCTAAAGCAAGCAAGCTTTTGGTTTTCTCAGCATCGCACAAGCCCAGAACATGACCCCTAGCTTTCTTGCTAGTAATTATAAGTCCCACGACCCCACTGAAATACATACTAAAATGCTCTTGGATCTCCCTCCCTTTGCTCCCATATATGCCTCTCTCACCTCTCCAAAAATGCATGAGAGTAACTCATTTACTTACAGATAGATGTTGTCAAAAGTGCCATCTTTTTCACAGATGTTTAAGACATGATTCAACATTTTAGTTCCTGCCGAAAGGTAAAGAGATACTTAAGAAAACCAGAAGTGCACAACCAAGTCTCTACTTAGCTAATGGCTTTCTTAGGGAGAGGCAGGTTAACTGTAGGTAGGCTAAAATTACAGAGCTTGTGAGAACTAGGAAAGGCAAATAAAACATGGTGGAGAAGTACTGCTCTATCTTTCTGACTGCTCACCAAATTTAATTCATTGTCTCTTTGGAGAAAACAGATCCACCAGCCCAGAAGCACGCGTATAAAGCAGCTTATTTAAATACTAGCTTCAAGGTCTCAAACTCACCTCAAAATACAGTCAAAAATGTATAAAGCAGGGAGAGCATTGGTAAATTTTTCTAATAAAGACCtagtaaaacaatttaaaaaacagttatcTTTTCATTCCAGTTTGTCAAAGCAAACAGGTTACTGTAAGGTCTTGATTAATCTGGCCTATGGATCTGCAACATGGAGAAAAGAGCTAATTGCAGTCTAGACAGAAAGTAGGTACTACCCCTGAGCAGCAACAATCATAGTgctaaagacaaaataaatagaaaaacacCTACATTTAGAAGAGTGAAGAGATAACCCAATGAAGGAACGTTGTGTTCTACTTATACGTGACTTGCATACTGGCTGCATACCTCTAAACCTATTTCATATCTCTGTGCATCAATTTTCACATCTATAGAAGCAGAGTATCTACATCACACTATGATAATGTgattaaaataatctgaaattctGAATTAGAAAGTTCTACAAAAAGTCCATTTCTgaaaggtgggaaaaaaagagcaCGTAACTCATACTCTTTCCCCAGAGTCCTTTCCAAAGAAATCAGTGGTCTAAAAGTGCACTATCTTGGTTAAAAATCTGAAAGAGCATTTAGAAGGCTGCACAGCAGTCTGGTTTCTTTGATGACTCAGATACAAAAGAAGATCCTCCTTACCTATTCCTAGCCTTCGGTAGGGTGCCAGGCATCCGAGTGTCATGATGTACAGTCTCTTCTGGTTCTGGGAGTGATCCACCCTACAGCACACTGCTCCCACTGCAATATCATTGAAATAGGCTGCCAGGGAGGGAAACGAAGTGTTATAAGTCACAAGTCTCAAACTGTACGTACAGCTCCTTCATTTACACCCtgtgtcttccttccttccctcctgctaATTCTCCCATCCAGATAAAATATCGTATATTGTGGCTTAACACTGGAAGTTACCAGTGGTGCTCTGACACAGGGCTTGGCTTATCACAGTTCAAACCAACCAGCAATGACATCAGGAGGTAAGCAGACAGCACACATAGCTCACATTTTCTGCTGTAGCAGAAAACATGCCTATTCCCAGTAAAATGGAATCTATTTAGAACACAAACCCTCTGAGGTTGGCACTGTGGCTTTTTGAGGTTCCCAaacagttatttttcattatgtaaAACAACAAAATAGAAGGATCTGCTATTCAAAACCATTACGGATAGCAATGATGAGCACTTCTGCCACCATAGCCCACAATTACTGGCAAGAACATTTGTACCTAATTTGGCTAGTTCGCCAACCTCCAGTACATCCTTGTAGAACTTGTCATTGTAGCTGACAGGAAAAATGACCTGGTTTAGCCTCTTCAGCTGCTTAATGTTGTGTGGCGTCACATCTCCCAGCTCGATCCGGCTACTGGAACAAATCAAAATATGCTTTACATCTGACACACCGCAAAATTTCTAAGGACACCAAAATCATTTACTTTATTTACGCTTAGAGAACTGTCCCACCTAATAATCAGTTCAATACATATTTGAACTGCAGTGTCCAGCCCGTACAATTAAGTCTTCTGTTGGTGACCGATTTAACTCCCAAACCCCATTTGAGTTGGTACTATACAGTCAGAAGTTTCTCGGGCCACACTTAACACTGATGTTCTGTAGTGGTTTTATTGGGTGGGAGACAGGAGAACACAAATCTCTGTAGGAGTATTAGCTTTAACTTTATCCCATTAATTTCCTCACTGATCATCAAGATCACAGGGCAGGGGGAAAGATGGGAGGGACAGGTGGCTAGAATAGAGACCAAGAAAATGAAGTCCTTATCCATGCTTCAAAGACAGCCCTAATTTTACCACCTATCAATATAAAGCTTATGCTTAGACAAAGACGTAAGTCATTACTAGACACCTGTCTCTAAAAAGCAACAATACTGTGTGCAGCATATTAAGCCTGTTAATATGCAAGCATGCCACTGTCAAGGTGGTCTCTGCATCTGTCATGATCATTCTTCCTGCTGAGAGCAGAATCACAACCTTAAAATACCAGTACTGCACTGAATtgtactgaaaagaaacaaaccaagcTTCTCCCTTTTCTAAGACTTAACTTCCTGACAGAAACACTATATGTATagaagcaaattaaaaaccaaaaactaTTAGGTGTTCATATTCCCCCAACCAATTTCTTGCGTGCACATAGACAGTTTTAACAAGCACtacaagaatgaaaaattaaaaaa
Protein-coding regions in this window:
- the NAA50 gene encoding N-alpha-acetyltransferase 50 isoform X2 encodes the protein MRGSSKFEKTAELSYALEAGQKSSRIELGDVTPHNIKQLKRLNQVIFPVSYNDKFYKDVLEVGELAKLAYFNDIAVGAVCCRVDHSQNQKRLYIMTLGCLAPYRRLGIGTKMLNHVLNICEKDGTFDNIYLHVQISNESAIDFYRKFGFEIIETKKNYYKRIEPADAHVLQKNLKAPCLGQNADVQKTDN
- the NAA50 gene encoding N-alpha-acetyltransferase 50 isoform X6, which translates into the protein MKGRIELGDVTPHNIKQLKRLNQVIFPVSYNDKFYKDVLEVGELAKLAYFNDIAVGAVCCRVDHSQNQKRLYIMTLGCLAPYRRLGIGTKMLNHVLNICEKDGTFDNIYLHVQISNESAIDFYRKFGFEIIETKKNYYKRIEPADAHVLQKNLKAPCLGQNADVQKTDN
- the NAA50 gene encoding N-alpha-acetyltransferase 50 isoform X4: MAGGSNECGKCRIELGDVTPHNIKQLKRLNQVIFPVSYNDKFYKDVLEVGELAKLAYFNDIAVGAVCCRVDHSQNQKRLYIMTLGCLAPYRRLGIGTKMLNHVLNICEKDGTFDNIYLHVQISNESAIDFYRKFGFEIIETKKNYYKRIEPADAHVLQKNLKAPCLGQNADVQKTDN
- the NAA50 gene encoding N-alpha-acetyltransferase 50 isoform X5 — protein: MKGSRIELGDVTPHNIKQLKRLNQVIFPVSYNDKFYKDVLEVGELAKLAYFNDIAVGAVCCRVDHSQNQKRLYIMTLGCLAPYRRLGIGTKMLNHVLNICEKDGTFDNIYLHVQISNESAIDFYRKFGFEIIETKKNYYKRIEPADAHVLQKNLKAPCLGQNADVQKTDN
- the NAA50 gene encoding N-alpha-acetyltransferase 50 isoform X3; this encodes MAGGSNECGKCSRIELGDVTPHNIKQLKRLNQVIFPVSYNDKFYKDVLEVGELAKLAYFNDIAVGAVCCRVDHSQNQKRLYIMTLGCLAPYRRLGIGTKMLNHVLNICEKDGTFDNIYLHVQISNESAIDFYRKFGFEIIETKKNYYKRIEPADAHVLQKNLKAPCLGQNADVQKTDN
- the NAA50 gene encoding N-alpha-acetyltransferase 50 isoform X1: MCFHSPGTVLSLTYMRGSSKFEKTAELSYALEAGQKSSRIELGDVTPHNIKQLKRLNQVIFPVSYNDKFYKDVLEVGELAKLAYFNDIAVGAVCCRVDHSQNQKRLYIMTLGCLAPYRRLGIGTKMLNHVLNICEKDGTFDNIYLHVQISNESAIDFYRKFGFEIIETKKNYYKRIEPADAHVLQKNLKAPCLGQNADVQKTDN